The nucleotide window CAAAGTGGGAACCCGGGAAGAACCATCCGGCCAGAAGACCGAATGTCACGTCTTCCGTGTAATCCCATGTCAACTGCAGGTCAAGTTCGTCACCTATGTTCTTTTTGGTGTTCGAAGCCGAAAGATCCTCAACAAGCCAGAAATGTCCATAAGTAGCGTTGAACATAAGGCTGTCGGTCGGCTGCAAAGAACCTCTTAAGAGCACCTGGTGCTGGTTGGTGTATGACGGGGTGCTTGACTGCGCCGTCGTGTAATATACGTTCTGGAATTCCCTTATGGCCGTATCGAACTTGCCTCTGAACATCGGGTCCCAGCCTTCGTAGTCGCCGCCTGTGTTCACACCTTCGTCGCCGATCTTTGACTGACCGGAATAGAAGATGTATTCAGCGCTAAGAACCGGCTTCCACGCGAACTGGTCCTGCCAGTAACGGCATTCGACCATAGCGTCGATCGCGAAAGCGCTTCTGTCCCTCTCGCTCACCTGGTTCGATATCATGTACTGACCGAACTGGTAAGCACCTTCAAGAGCGACTGTCCAGTCCTCTATCGGGTCCATGCTGCCACGGGCGCCTATAACATGAACGCTGTTATCAAGAGTACCGTTCACGCTTGTAAGAGCTGTGCCCTGACCGGCCGGACCGGGGTTCCTGGACTGCTTGAACCACCAGTAAGCTTCCGCTTCGGCGTTGTAAGAATCAAACACGTAACCTACGTTCACGCCCCACAGGTTGATGTCGTCATCGGCCTGTATCGCGTTCTCGGATATCGTCGCGAACACCGCGTCGATGGTCCAAGGATCGTAATCAAGAGTCGCCCTGATCGCGTCGAAAGATTCTATAGCTGTGTATTCCTGGGCGTATATCGCGCTATTCGGTACCTGCTGGTTGCGGCCGATTATGAAGCCCTTGCCGAACCAAAGGTCCTGACGACCTATCTTCAGCGTCAGCGGTGAATAAAGGAACTCTTTGAGTTCTATGTACGCAAGGTCGACCAGAACATCAAAGGAATGCGTGCCGCTCGGTGAATAAGAATTGACCGTGCCGTTCGCATCGATACGCCTGAGGTCCGCCGGACCGTCGTACTGGTCATCGCCCCATACTCTCTGGTTCACAAGGCGGATAACACCAGCTACGTTGTCCGTGAGGTCCGCGTCGAACTGTACTTCGGCGGTGCTCATAAGAGAGTTCGCCCAATCAGTCGTCGCGTCCACACCGGCTTCTGACGTATTGTTGTTAAGGTCGTAGTTGTCTCTCGCCAAAGCGCGCATGGTGATGTCGCCGCTTACTTTCACGCTCTGCGTTTCAGCATAGGCAGCCGCGGAGAACGCGAATACCAGCGCTATAACGCATAATACTTTAACTAATCTCATTTTACCTCCTTAAAGGTGAAATTTCGGATATTTCTTGAACTCTTGTATCAGTGAATAGATCTCTCTATTCTTTTCGTTTCTATGTTAGTATCGCCCTCAAGTTGACAGTTCCAGGCTTAATTTTCCCCGGTTTGATTTCTTCCCCCCTTTCTTTGCCAGAATCGAAACTGCCCAAGGCGGTACATGCGTCAATGATCCGTCACATGGATTTCACGGATATTTAACTTTCTATATTACGACATTTCTAACAAAGAACAATACCATATATGTAGGGAGTATAGCATGATTTCAGCCTAAGTCAAGATGTCAAAGGCCAAAATTCTATGTGTTAAGTTAATGTAAACTTATGTAGACTTTTCTCTTATGTACGCGCCTTTCGTACTAATTCTTCGGAATTACACAGTATCTCCCGGGTAACGGTGTCGTCACATCCTATCCCCTTCAGGATCGCGTCCCTCAACTCAATGGTCAAAAGATCCCCGGGAGCATGCGTATCAGTGTTAAGCACAAGTCCTGCGCCTACAGATCTGGCTATCTCCAGAACATACGCGTTGGTACCCGAATGCCCCTTACGTGCGGTTATTTCCAGCATCACTCCTTTATCCGACGCTGCCTGCGCGTCTTCAAGGGTTATTTTGCCTGGATGGGCCAATATATCCACCCCAGCGGAGATCGCGGCGGCGTTGGTACCCGGGATAACCGGCTCGACAGGCGACTCTCCATGGCCTACGACCATTCGCGCCCCTTTCTCCCTGGCATACCTTACCAGGTCCGCGAATACCTCTATTGGCACATGCGTTATCTCCACTCCGGGAATAACGGTGATATCCCAACACCGATTAAGGACCCCGGCCACCGCTACCACACCTTCCAACACGCGGTCGATATTGGAGTGGTCCACATGGTCGGTTATAGCAATAGCTGTATATCCGGCAACATGCGCCCTCCTGACCAGTTCACTGGGGATGAGCTCCCCATCGCTCAAAATAGTATGTGTATGCAGGTCTATCATTCCTTCCCCCTCCCGGATCGGTCAATACATCGTTCCTTACCTGAGCGCACATCATCAAGCCATTTGTTCAAAGCCATGGAAAACCTTGAAAGCGCCAGCTTTTCCGGCAATGAATATGACGACATCTTCTGGTTGAATATATCTTCCCGCATGCACATATCATCATGTATGACCTCGTCGGCATGTTTTACCGCAAGCAAGGTGTCGGACTCACCATCCCAGTTCTTGTTCACCGGGAACCCCGCTAACGCTAAAGGGCTATCCCATGTCGCGTCAACAAGCGCCCACCTCCCGTTTATCCGTGCCTTACATGCCAGGTGATATGTCACCGGCAGGTCGTCCGCCAGGCTTTTTACGCCGGAAGGCATTACCGCCTGGATATCCTTCCACTTGAAAGCATACGTGCAATATCTTACATCAACCCCCAACATACCGAACATGACCCCTAAAAGATAATGTTTGGGTACGCAAAACCCTTTATTCAACAACAGCATACCTTCCGGCCCTTTATGAGCGTCAAAAAATTCCGGGACTACACAGAAAGGGATATCTCTTATTGAAGTATATATATCTACAATATTATTCCCGGTTCTTCGACCGCTTGTCCATTCCCTGAATTTTGCCGAAATAATATCATTCATGTATTTTTTGCCTGAATATTGTGGAATTATCGTGTTTTTACTCCACTTTTACCCTTTATACAACATACGTTCTACAATGTTACTCCAAACATGTCCACCAGCTGACATAAGAAAGTAAACAATAATACCCACAAAAAGGAACATAGTAATAAATACAAGCACAACACGCGACAAAACTACCCGTGATCCGGCATTTTCAGGAGTATCCCCTTCCAACCGGCAGACCTCATCACATTTTTCTCCCCGTGACAGTTCATCTCCGCAAAAAAGGCACACGCCCCAGGTATCATCGTATTGAGTCATACATTTATCACATTTCATCCCCATACAGTTCCTCCCTCATTCCTTACACCGGACTGCGCCACAGGAACACCTTGTCTCCCGCCCGGACCGGGAACGGCATTTTGATCGCCACGGTGATACCTTTTTCCGCCAAAGATATTTTTTTATGTTCTATTTCCATTTCTTCCGCCGTGAAATAGAATGCCGGGGTCTTTTTCCCGCTTACAAGCAAAGTATCCCCGTTCCCTATGGGACATCCTTTTATCCTGACCTCGGCTACGCTTATCTTTTTGTAATATTTTACCACATCCCCCGCGAATATCTTCTCATAAATACGTTCTGAGAGAGCCCCTGAACTCTCGGGGATACCAAGATAGAAACCACTCGAGAACCCTCGATTGAAGGTGTTGTTCAATTCTCCCAGGAGCTCCCCTTTCATACCGCTATCCAGCCTGCCTTCGGAAAACGCGTCAAGCGCCTTCCTGTAAACAGAGGTGACCACCTTGACATATTCAGGAGGCCTTGCCCTTCCCTCGATCTTAAAAGCCTTTACGCCCGCCCTGATAAGCCTGTCCAGGAGGTCCAGCGCGCAGAGGTCCCTGGGACTGAGCACGTAGCCTTCCCCGAGCACATACTCACATTCTCCGGACATATCTTTTATCATGAATTCACGACGACACGGCTGCAGGCAATCCCCCCTGTTGGCGGACCTGCCGAACGCTTGATGTGAAAGATGACACCTGCCTGAAACACTTACACACATAGCTCCATGCACGAACGTTTCCACGGAACAATCTATATCGCGTTCCTTTAATGTCCTGATTATGCTCTTTATGTCCCTCAAACTGCATTCTCTCGCCAGGACAGCCCTTTTCACTCCCAACTTGGCGTATTTCGCCAGGGCTTCCGCGTTAGAAACACTTGCCTGTGTGGAAAGATGGACCGTAAGCCCCATCTCCTTAGCCAATGAGAGCGCCGCCATATCCCATAATATGACCGCATCCACACCCGCACTCCTGGCACGGGACAGGATCTTCCTTAATTTATCCAATTCGTTCTGATATATGATAACGTTGATCGCAAGATAGCCCTTCCTGCCGGCGGAATGGAGCGTGTCCATGACCGCGGGCAGTTCCAGCAGGTCGAAATTCGCCGACTGAAGCCGCATGTTGAGTCCTTTTACTCCGAAATACACCGCGTCCGCGCCGGACATGACAGCACTCGCCAACGAGCTCCAATCCCCTGCCGGGGATACAAGCTCAGGTATCTGTATTTTACGCGATCTTAAGGGGGTCATGAGAGATCATCGTTTCTTTCTCGTGTCTTCGCATTTTCTTTATCAGGGCTTCTCTTTTTTGGGCTTCGGACCTTGTTGAAGACGGTTCGACATATACCAGTTCCACCGGCAGCCGGCTCCTTGTATACCGTGCTCCAATTGTCGAAAGGTTATGTTCTTGTACGCGTCTGGCGGGATCCTTTGAAATGCCGGTATACAGCGTTCCATCGCCGCACTTGAGTATATATACATACCACATGTAGCGATTATACCAGAAAAAACAGCGCAAGTCGAATTCAGCGATACCGACGTATTTTGCCATATCCCCGGAACGCACCGGCAGATATATTATTCATTCACGCATAGAACGGTCTTTTCAACGCGCGTGATATCGTATCTCTCCCTGTCCCTGAACTCTTCCAGTTTGCCGAGATTCCAGGCGCCTGTGGGCCTGAAAAAACCGGTTATCCTGGCGAACACTTCTGTCTTGCAGTTCTTCTCGTCCATTTTATCTCCTTCCGGTTGTCATACTTGGATGCATTAATGATACATTATCGGTATCATTATGTCAAGGAGCACATGCTTTTTTACGACTCCCCTGAGACGCTCTGCCCTTTTCCGGCCATTTTGTTCACAAAAAAAGACTTCTGCCCGCATATCTCTTCGTTAGCATAAATACGGAACTCATATTTACCGGGATGCGCGAAACGTAATGCGGCAAGATTGAAAACGATATCATGTGTTTCCAGCGGGTTCTCGATCTTTATCGGGTCCGGGATACAGCCTTCCCCGACCACTTTACCCGACTCTAGGTCGACCAGTTCAAGCCTGAAGTCGTAAGGCCCCTTAGCATCAGTGAACTTGATGTATACCGCCAGGAATGGATGCACGCAGGGAAATTTATACGCGTTAATATTACCGAAGATGCCTATCAGGCTTTTTTTGTTGGTACCGGCCTCCGTGATCACCCTGTCACAAATAAGCATCGCGTTTATCAATGGGCGTGTAGCTTTTATCATCGTCCTCTCCGACTACCCGTAAAGATCATCTACCGGGTCACGACTCCGTTAAGTATGTTGAACCTGACCATCTTTTTCTTTTTTTCGACCGAAAGATCATATAGTTTTGCCTGTCTCGGGTCAAGCGGCCTCGCGCTGCCTTTAGCCACCATATACACGATCTCTGCCATATCGATAACCATGCCCTCGGCCTTCGCCCCCACTCCGGGCGTGAACTCTTTATAGGGGAGCTTGATCACTTCGCTGGCATGGGGCAAGAGCGTAAGGTAATTAAGCTGGTCGACCCTGTGGTCAAAATGTTCTTCATAATCTTCGCTGGGAATTATCACGGTATAAGGTATATTCTCCGTCCTGAGCACCTCGGCAAAGATCTGCGCGGCGCCCGCTGAAAGACACGCTACCCCCGCGGTCACACCATCCGCGCTTATCGCCTCACAGAACGAATCATAAAGCCACGCGCTTATATCCGCGCTTTCGGCCTCCCCGCCGTTGATCATTCCCGCTATCATCTGCGCTTCTCCGGGTCGATGGAAAGACCGGCCTAAGACTCGACCTTTCCATATGTGTAATTAAAAAGACGCAACCATTGTTCATCGTTCTGTTCCGTAAGACACACACCTATGTCAAAGCTCCCTCCCGCGACGAACTCCACACGAACAACGGTCCCGGAAGTTATTATAGGGGCATTGTATGGGGGCATCTCTTTTTCATAGAAAACAGGGCGGCATTCCCCTTCAGGAAAGTCTATCTCTATTTCCAGCATATCCCCGATCTCATATTTTCTTTCACTACGGAACAAGAGACCGTTTATGGATATATTCTCAGCGACCGCATCGATCTTCTCCCGGCTCTCTGAACTTGTCACAGTATGCCTGCGGCATTTTACGATAATACGCGATTCGATCCGAAGGTACTTGCGTTTTTCGGAACCGGTATCCCCGGACATCTCTCCTCCTTAGTCCTTTGGCAAAGACCTTACCCTCTCAGGCAAATATCATGCCCCGCCCACCCAGCTCTTGAACAGGGACATGAACGACGGCCCCGTAAGCCTGGCGTCGAAAAAAGCCTCTATACCCGCCTTTTTCCATTTAACACGTATCTCATCGATCACAACGGTATCATTGGTCTCGGTCCCCTTAACGTCCGAGTCACAGTAGATGAACACCTGAGGCGATCTATACCTTAATCCCGACAAAGCCTGGACGAACTGGTCCGGGTCCATGCTGATGAACGGCAAATGTACGACAATGACCTTGAACCTTGTCTTACTGCCCTTCTCCGACATTTCGGCCTCGTTCTTCACCATATGCACTTCATACCCGGCTTTTTCCAAAGACGGAGAGACCTTATCTATGACGAACCCGTTATCACTCACGATCATGGCCTTGTCCTGCAGAAGCTGTCCGACCTTTTCAAGAATGGCACCCATGTTTATAGGTTTTGTCTCGAACCCGTCAACGTTGAAAGCCTCGAACGTATCTTTCATCGCGGCCCTGGCCGTAAGCATCAGTATGGGGATATCCGGGATAGAAGGGTCATTCCTCAACGTCTTCAAAAAAAGAAACCCGTCTGTCCGTGGCATAAGCACATCCAGTATGATAAGATCGATCTTCTCGTCCCTTACTATCTCCAGACCCTTCTCTCCATCCTCCGCCGTAAAGACATCAAACCCCTTCCCCTTAAGATTGATCTCGAGTATCTTGCGTACGTCCGGGGCATCATCAATAACGACCACCTGTTTCGCTTTTTTCCGGTCCATATGTATCAGCTCTCCTCCATCACTGTTTCAGGGCTTTCCTTGCAGGTATCGCGGATAATATGACCCCCAGCAACATGACAGCTATCCCCAAAGGCATTATAACGGTCCATCTGCCGTACTCAATAAGATATGCCCCCAGCAAAAGCCCCAACCCGGCACCCAGGACCACCTTGGAAATAACGAACAGAACAAAAAAACCGGTATCAAGTTTTTTAACCTTATCGACCAGACCTTTCATCGTCGCCTCCCAACCCGGCGTGCACCATCGGTACGAACCTCACCGGCATGATATCCTTCTCATGGAATGATCTTTCAGCGGTTCTTTCCACTACATAAAGTTCCTGCTCACCCGTACCCACGGGCACGACCATCTTTCCGCCGTTCTTAAGTTGTTTTTTCAGAAACCCGGGCATTTCAGGCGGAGCGGCCGTCACGACAATAGCGTCGAACGGGACTTTTTCGGGCCATCCTGCGTACCCGTCACCATGCCGGAAATATATGTTCCCGTACCCCTGCGAAATAAGACGCTCACGCGCGGCGCGATATAATTCCGCGACTATTTCAATAGTATATACCTCACTGGCTATTTCCGCAAGAACCGCTGTCTGGTACCCTGATCCCGTACCTATCTCCAGCACCCGTTCTCCTCCCGTGAGGCCAAGCGCTTCCGTCATGAACGCGACCATATACGGCTGCGATATCGTTTGTCCGCACCCGATCGGGAGAGGGGCGTCAACATACGCCATATCCCTTGTCGCCCGAGACACATATTCGTGTCTCCTGACCTTTCTCATGGCCTTGAGAACGAGATCGTCCCCCACTCCCCGAGATACGATCTGGGTCCGGACCATGTCCTCCCTCTCCTGATCACACATGGGTCCTCCACGGCACTCATCCATCCCAGGCCTTATGCCATCACCCGAACAGACGGTCATTTCCCGTCATCCGACACACCGTCATGTTGCGAGTGCCACTCTTTATCCTCGCGAGCAAGTTCTTCCAGAGCTTTTTCCTCGGAATCGAACACGTCGAAAAGCCTGCTTATCCTGGCGATCTTCAGCATTCCCTTAAGCTTATCAGATATGTTGATCAAGACCAGCCGATGATGCACGTGTTTAAGCTCCGAAAGTGACTGCACAAGAAGAGCGCATGTCGCGCTGTCCACATGCTCGACATTTTTGAAATCAAGTAATATATTCTTGCGAAGCGATCCCCTTAAGGCCCTGTGCCTCAACTTGTCGACCTCGGGTATGGTATACATATCGATCCTACCCTTAAGACGCACTATATGCACATCGCCTTTCGCTTCTATCTGCTTGACATACGGCGCCATCCCCTTTCGCCCCTTGGTGAAGAACTCAAAAAGCATCTGCGCCTCTTTTCGGTACTGAGATCATTTTTCCTTCTTTAATTGGCTGAACATGAACCCTGCCAGAAAACATATGAATGCCGCGAACATAAGGGTATTCTGGAGCATTATATCCAAGTCGAAAAG belongs to Candidatus Omnitrophota bacterium and includes:
- a CDS encoding alginate export family protein, whose protein sequence is MRLVKVLCVIALVFAFSAAAYAETQSVKVSGDITMRALARDNYDLNNNTSEAGVDATTDWANSLMSTAEVQFDADLTDNVAGVIRLVNQRVWGDDQYDGPADLRRIDANGTVNSYSPSGTHSFDVLVDLAYIELKEFLYSPLTLKIGRQDLWFGKGFIIGRNQQVPNSAIYAQEYTAIESFDAIRATLDYDPWTIDAVFATISENAIQADDDINLWGVNVGYVFDSYNAEAEAYWWFKQSRNPGPAGQGTALTSVNGTLDNSVHVIGARGSMDPIEDWTVALEGAYQFGQYMISNQVSERDRSAFAIDAMVECRYWQDQFAWKPVLSAEYIFYSGQSKIGDEGVNTGGDYEGWDPMFRGKFDTAIREFQNVYYTTAQSSTPSYTNQHQVLLRGSLQPTDSLMFNATYGHFWLVEDLSASNTKKNIGDELDLQLTWDYTEDVTFGLLAGWFFPGSHFVDGNDDIATDLVGTVKLSF
- a CDS encoding histidinol phosphate phosphatase domain-containing protein; its protein translation is MIDLHTHTILSDGELIPSELVRRAHVAGYTAIAITDHVDHSNIDRVLEGVVAVAGVLNRCWDITVIPGVEITHVPIEVFADLVRYAREKGARMVVGHGESPVEPVIPGTNAAAISAGVDILAHPGKITLEDAQAASDKGVMLEITARKGHSGTNAYVLEIARSVGAGLVLNTDTHAPGDLLTIELRDAILKGIGCDDTVTREILCNSEELVRKART
- a CDS encoding U32 family peptidase — protein: MTPLRSRKIQIPELVSPAGDWSSLASAVMSGADAVYFGVKGLNMRLQSANFDLLELPAVMDTLHSAGRKGYLAINVIIYQNELDKLRKILSRARSAGVDAVILWDMAALSLAKEMGLTVHLSTQASVSNAEALAKYAKLGVKRAVLARECSLRDIKSIIRTLKERDIDCSVETFVHGAMCVSVSGRCHLSHQAFGRSANRGDCLQPCRREFMIKDMSGECEYVLGEGYVLSPRDLCALDLLDRLIRAGVKAFKIEGRARPPEYVKVVTSVYRKALDAFSEGRLDSGMKGELLGELNNTFNRGFSSGFYLGIPESSGALSERIYEKIFAGDVVKYYKKISVAEVRIKGCPIGNGDTLLVSGKKTPAFYFTAEEMEIEHKKISLAEKGITVAIKMPFPVRAGDKVFLWRSPV
- a CDS encoding GIY-YIG nuclease family protein, whose translation is MWYVYILKCGDGTLYTGISKDPARRVQEHNLSTIGARYTRSRLPVELVYVEPSSTRSEAQKREALIKKMRRHEKETMISHDPLKIA
- a CDS encoding anaerobic ribonucleoside-triphosphate reductase produces the protein MDEKNCKTEVFARITGFFRPTGAWNLGKLEEFRDRERYDITRVEKTVLCVNE
- a CDS encoding PilZ domain-containing protein codes for the protein MSGDTGSEKRKYLRIESRIIVKCRRHTVTSSESREKIDAVAENISINGLLFRSERKYEIGDMLEIEIDFPEGECRPVFYEKEMPPYNAPIITSGTVVRVEFVAGGSFDIGVCLTEQNDEQWLRLFNYTYGKVES
- a CDS encoding response regulator, encoding MDRKKAKQVVVIDDAPDVRKILEINLKGKGFDVFTAEDGEKGLEIVRDEKIDLIILDVLMPRTDGFLFLKTLRNDPSIPDIPILMLTARAAMKDTFEAFNVDGFETKPINMGAILEKVGQLLQDKAMIVSDNGFVIDKVSPSLEKAGYEVHMVKNEAEMSEKGSKTRFKVIVVHLPFISMDPDQFVQALSGLRYRSPQVFIYCDSDVKGTETNDTVVIDEIRVKWKKAGIEAFFDARLTGPSFMSLFKSWVGGA
- a CDS encoding protein-L-isoaspartate(D-aspartate) O-methyltransferase codes for the protein MCDQEREDMVRTQIVSRGVGDDLVLKAMRKVRRHEYVSRATRDMAYVDAPLPIGCGQTISQPYMVAFMTEALGLTGGERVLEIGTGSGYQTAVLAEIASEVYTIEIVAELYRAARERLISQGYGNIYFRHGDGYAGWPEKVPFDAIVVTAAPPEMPGFLKKQLKNGGKMVVPVGTGEQELYVVERTAERSFHEKDIMPVRFVPMVHAGLGGDDERSGR
- a CDS encoding STAS domain-containing protein, with product MLFEFFTKGRKGMAPYVKQIEAKGDVHIVRLKGRIDMYTIPEVDKLRHRALRGSLRKNILLDFKNVEHVDSATCALLVQSLSELKHVHHRLVLINISDKLKGMLKIARISRLFDVFDSEEKALEELAREDKEWHSQHDGVSDDGK